One Bradyrhizobium sp. CCGB12 genomic window carries:
- a CDS encoding GIY-YIG nuclease family protein, producing MGIHVYMLRCADGSFYIGSATGEDTSKRVDEHNAGAHQGYTYSRRPVVLVWSEHFDRITDGIAAERQLKGWSRAKKEALIRSDWGSVSQLARRRRGAPRSKK from the coding sequence GTGGGCATCCATGTCTACATGCTGCGCTGCGCGGATGGCTCCTTCTACATCGGAAGTGCCACGGGCGAGGACACGTCCAAGCGGGTTGATGAGCACAATGCGGGAGCTCATCAAGGGTACACCTATTCGAGACGCCCCGTTGTTCTGGTGTGGTCCGAGCATTTCGATCGGATCACCGACGGCATTGCGGCCGAGCGGCAGCTCAAGGGATGGAGCCGCGCCAAGAAGGAAGCGCTCATTCGCTCGGATTGGGGATCGGTGAGCCAGCTTGCGCGTCGGCGCAGGGGAGCGCCAAGGTCAAAGAAGTAG
- a CDS encoding TIGR03809 family protein, whose protein sequence is MAVSRDIAARWCALAEQRLQHLSEMFETGRWRRYHSEIAFLENIQEAKRAVQTWRALATGADVAAAAASVTPAFGWSPATMPRVFPCEQQAQTVQPKAVHIAPETAVPVRLDPKLDVLAEITDVPIAPLSVPPAMAPATAPAAVASFTAPAVMPPLKAPAARGPLTAPVVRPPVATPAAMAPLTAPVVRPPAALAALLQQFTPPATEIVAAPERVVEFTFSLDGLEAKYPLLRNAF, encoded by the coding sequence CTGGCCGTTAGCCGCGACATTGCGGCACGCTGGTGCGCTCTCGCCGAGCAACGGCTGCAACATCTCTCCGAAATGTTCGAGACCGGGCGCTGGCGCCGCTACCACTCCGAGATCGCCTTCCTCGAAAACATCCAGGAAGCCAAGCGCGCAGTCCAGACCTGGCGGGCGCTTGCAACCGGTGCGGACGTCGCCGCAGCGGCCGCGAGCGTCACGCCTGCCTTCGGCTGGTCGCCAGCGACGATGCCGCGCGTGTTTCCGTGCGAGCAACAGGCGCAGACCGTGCAGCCGAAGGCCGTCCACATTGCGCCCGAGACCGCCGTGCCGGTCAGGCTCGATCCCAAGCTGGACGTTCTCGCCGAGATCACGGACGTCCCGATCGCACCGCTCTCCGTACCGCCCGCTATGGCGCCGGCGACGGCACCCGCCGCGGTGGCATCGTTCACCGCCCCTGCCGTCATGCCGCCGCTCAAGGCTCCCGCTGCGAGGGGGCCGCTAACCGCACCTGTTGTGAGGCCGCCGGTGGCCACGCCCGCCGCGATGGCGCCACTCACCGCGCCTGTTGTGAGGCCGCCCGCTGCCTTGGCAGCGCTCCTGCAGCAGTTCACTCCGCCCGCAACCGAAATCGTCGCCGCCCCCGAGCGGGTCGTCGAATTCACCTTCAGCCTCGACGGCCTGGAAGCCAAGTACCCGCTGCTGCGAAACGCGTTCTAG